CGCGCAATTGCCGGCAACGTGCAGACGGACATCAGCGCGCCACGATCGCGGGCAATGGCCTGGCTCATGGCCGCGTGCAGCGCGTGCAGGATGGCCGGGCAATTCTTGCTGGCCTCCATGAGGACCTCGTAAGACACCACCCAGATCTCGCCTGTGTCCATGGCAATCGCATCAGCGCTGTAGTGCCCGTGGGCAAGACCATCGAAACCCAGCCAATCACCGCGAAAGCTCAGGCTGACCAATTGCTCACGCCCATCGGCCGCCAGGTTCACGAACTTGCACAGGCCCGAATTCAGGATGTACAGATTGAAAAAACGCTCGCCCGACCGGTAGATGACATCGCCCGCGTGAACGACCCGGCGCTTGGGTTCGATCTGTTCGCGCAGCAAGCCGAGCGTGGCCGATATCTGCCGGCTCGCGGCGACAGGGTCCTGCGCGGGTATGTGCGCCGCAGTGCCGCTGCCATCGGCCACCGGATCGGACATGGCGAGGCTGGCTTTGGGAAAGGGTCGCGCGGTC
The sequence above is a segment of the Hydrogenophaga sp. BPS33 genome. Coding sequences within it:
- a CDS encoding Crp/Fnr family transcriptional regulator, with amino-acid sequence MHTTARPFPKASLAMSDPVADGSGTAAHIPAQDPVAASRQISATLGLLREQIEPKRRVVHAGDVIYRSGERFFNLYILNSGLCKFVNLAADGREQLVSLSFRGDWLGFDGLAHGHYSADAIAMDTGEIWVVSYEVLMEASKNCPAILHALHAAMSQAIARDRGALMSVCTLPAIARVADFLLNWADSLAERGMRTDEITLRMTRAEIGNHLGMTLESVSRALSRLARVHIIGFATQGRRDVQIPDLGALSAFVQGHLSPAPAVLQ